In a genomic window of Punica granatum isolate Tunisia-2019 chromosome 6, ASM765513v2, whole genome shotgun sequence:
- the LOC116209876 gene encoding phytochromobilin:ferredoxin oxidoreductase, chloroplastic gives MSIAPTATELPSFWGWQMQLRGDDPLMESPPSTSLRWNSRSGSTLLSRIALPVNGAGVSRRASASVQAQASGFSYRKFVQFAVDETKRHTHLDPSPLQDKFSAMKALDGKTDLAVLSYKAPKVRLLRSLSIEGSDGMQVLDFAVFPESEYDLPIFCANFFSASKTNIVVLDLNPLYDVVENEDYKEKYYESLLPLGLKYAELLPWGGKLTGESLKFFSPIVIWTRFNSSQYMQDVLYSAFKDYLKAWLLLMDLGEKETNASRIAANREAQHRYLTWRAEKDPGHQLLKRLIRETRAKDVVRNFLFEGVDSLGTKSFLDYFPEYRCEDGTVNEKRSMMGKSFESRPWNSKGEFIGSE, from the exons ATGAGCATAGCTCCGACAGCGACTGAGCTGCCGAGCTTTTGGGGTTGGCAGATGCAACTGAGAGGAGATGACCCATTGATGGAGTCTCCTCCCTCGACGAGCCTCCGCTGGAATTCGAGGTCTGGGTCCACTTTACTGAGCAGAATTGCTCTGCCCGTTAATGGCGCAGGAGTCAGCAGAAGAGCTTCAGCATCCGTTCAGGCACAGGCCTCTGGTTTCTCTTACCGTAAGTTCGTCCAATTCGCCGTGGACGAGACGAAACGCCATACCCATTTGGACCCGTCACCTCTGCAG GATAAGTTCAGTGCCATGAAGGCCTTGGATGGAAAAACCGACCTTGCAGTGTTGTCATATAAGGCGCCCAAAGTTAGACTTCTTCGAAGTTTGAGCATTGAAGGGAGTGACGGGATGCAG GTTTTGGATTTTGCTGTATTTCCCGAATCAGAGTATGATCTCCCGATATTTTGTGCCAACTTCTTCTCTGCTTCCAAGACGAACATAGTTGTCCT GGACCTTAATCCTTTGTATGATGTAGTCGAAAATGAAGATTACAAGGAGAAATATTATGAGAGCCTGCTTCCTCTCGGTCTTAAGTATGCTGAG CTTTTACCATGGGGTGGAAAACTCACTGGTGAGTCCCTGAAATTTTTCTCGCCAATCGTTATATGGACCAGGTTCAACTCTAGTCAATACATGCAAGATGTTCTCTACTCGGCGTTCAAGGATTATCTCAAG GCTTGGCTTCTGTTGATGGACCTCGGAGAAAAGGAGACCAATGCATCTCGAATTGCTGCCAATCGAGAAGCACAACATAGATATCTGACATGGAGAGCAGAAAAG GACCCGGGTCATCAACTTCTGAAGAGATTGATCAGGGAGACGCGAGCAAAG GACGTGGTGAGGAACTTCCTCTTCGAAGGGGTTGATTCTTTGGGGACCAAATCTTTCCTAGACTACTTCCCTGAGTATCGGTGCGAGGACGGGACTGTTAATGAGAAGCGGAGCATGATGGGGAAGTCCTTTGAGAGTCGGCCATGGAActcaaaaggagagttcattgGTAGCGAGTAG
- the LOC116211361 gene encoding uncharacterized protein LOC116211361, with protein MDLLPREVLYDIVVRLPIKSLARLRCTCRQLYAEPFMKSRTKRLIEEPKILLASFPERCGPGTKTKPKPKPRFEVAVEFFKASVPQLACPLGPDLLGSCNGLMCFRSNPGVFVIVNPLFEEVLMLSTLPDDIVDLCPPRKKPRSRLQLPRPKDWDNYWCASGLGLDYITGEYKIVMISQSPLRAKVFVLGTTSWRDISTNYLESTLPSGPVSPSTVRCSGVGALTTAAGWSAFSWQKRSSPTYPVPVVKTGSWSTSGSALGSSDSRWRGTSTCGRSTSMARPGTRSGTLMST; from the exons ATGGACCTGCTGCCTCGGGAGGTCCTCTACGACATCGTCGTCCGCCTTCCGATCAAGTCGCTCGCGAGGCTCCGGTGCACATGCAGGCAATTGTACGCCGAACCCTTCATGAAGAGTCGCACGAAGAGGCTCATCGAGGAACCGAAGATACTGCTCGCCTCATTCCCGGAGAGGTGCGGTCCCGGAACGAAGACGAAGCCGAAGCCGAAGCCGAGGTTTGAGGTGGCTGTCGAGTTCTTCAAGGCATCGGTCCCACAGCTGGCGTGTCCCTTAGGGCCCGATTTGCTAGGATCCTGCAATGGGCTGATGTGCTTCAGGAGCAATCCGGGTGTCTTTGTTATCGTGAATCCTCTCTTCGAGGAGGTTTTGATGCTGTCGACCTTGCCCGATGATATTGTTGATCTATGTCCGCCGAGGAAGAAGCCACGGTCGCGGTTGCAGTTGCCACGACCCAAGGATTGGGACAATTACTGGTGCGCGAGTGGGTTAGGGCTCGACTACATAACTGGTGAGTACAAGATCGTTATGATTTCACAATCACCGCTCAGGGCCAAGGTGTTTGTCCTCGGCACGACATCATGGCGGGATATAAGTACAAACTATCTCGAGTCGACTCTCCCATCGGGGCCGGTATCTCCATCAACGGTGCGGTGTTCTGGCGTGGGAGCCCTTACCACCGCGGCTGGATGGTCCGCTTTCTCGTGGCAAAAGAGGAGTTCGCCTACTTACCCTGTCCCAGTAGTGAAGACGGGGTCTTGGTCGACCTCGGGAAGCGCCTTGGGCTCGTCGGATTCTCGCTGGCGGGGAACATCGACGTGTGGTCGTTCGACTTCTATGGCAAGGCCTGGGACAAGAAGTGGGACATTGAT GAGTACATGA